In Macadamia integrifolia cultivar HAES 741 chromosome 1, SCU_Mint_v3, whole genome shotgun sequence, a single window of DNA contains:
- the LOC122083865 gene encoding ubiquinol oxidase 2, mitochondrial-like, whose product MMKGSRMAGQLLKQLGPRFFSTVTLGEPATEILTNGTCSSFFHTTTTKTGVPVRTSMASVRFPAVGVRHRSTIAMNKEGEEKEVKTGSGSTGVEPEEKAMITSFWGISPSKVTKEDGTDWKWSCFRPWETYKANTSIDLKKHHIPTTLLDKLAYWTVKTLRYPTDLFFKTRYDSRAMLLETVAAVPGMAGGMLLHLKSLRRFEHSGGWIKALLEEAENERMHLMTFQEISQPRWFDRALVFAVQGVFFNAYFLGYLISPKFAHRVVGYLEEEAIHTYTEFLKELDNGNIKNVPAPAIAIDYWQMAPDSTLRDVVVVLRADEAHHRDVNHFASDIHYQGLELREAPAPIGYH is encoded by the exons ATGATGAAGGGTTCGAGGATGGCCGGTCAGCTGCTGAAACAGCTCGGCCCACGGTTCTTTTCCACGGTAACCCTGGGCGAACCGGCTACAGAGATTCTGACCAACGGGACTTGTTCTAGTTTCTTCCACACAACTACAACGAAAACGGGTGTACCAGTACGAACCAGCATGGCTTCGGTCAGGTTCCCAGCGGTTGGTGTACGGCATAGAAGTACCATAGCCATGAACaaggaaggggaagagaaagaagtgaAAACCGGTTCTGGTTCAACCGGGGTTGAACCGGAGGAGAAGGCGATGATCACTAGCTTCTGGGGGATATCTCCTTCTAAGGTCACTAAGGAGGATGGGACGGACTGGAAGTGGAGCTGCTTCAGG CCATGGGAGACGTACAAAGCGAATACTTCAATAGATCTGAAGAAGCACCACATCCCAACTACGTTATTGGATAAATTAGCTTACTGGACTGTCAAGACTCTAAGATACCCAACTGATCTCTTCTTCAAG ACACGATACGATAGCCGGGCTATGTTGCTTGAAACAGTGGCAGCCGTGCCAGGCATGGCTGGAGGAATGCTTTTGCACCTAAAGTCCCTCAGGCGATTCGAACACAGTGGAGGATGGATTAAAGCTCTGTTAGAAGAAGCAGAGAACGAGCGAATGCACCTTATGACTTTTCAAGAGATTTCTCAGCCGAGATGGTTCGATCGAGCTCTTGTCTTCGCAGTTCAAGGAGTGTTCTTCAATGCTTACTTCCTGGGTTACTTGATCTCCCCCAAGTTCGCTCACCGAGTAGTAGGATACTTGGAAGAAGAAGCGATTCACACCTACACTGAGTTCTTGAAGGAACTTGATAATGGTAATATCAAGAATGTCCCAGCGCCGGCTATCGCCATCGATTACTGGCAGATGGCGCCGGACTCTACACTCCGGGATGTCGTCGTCGTCTTGAGGGCCGATGAGGCACATCATCGTGATGTCAATCATTTCGCATCG GACATACACTACCAAGGACTTGAACTAAGGGAAGCCCCTGCTCCAATTGGATATCACTAA